From Burkholderia savannae, a single genomic window includes:
- a CDS encoding GlxA family transcriptional regulator, whose translation MADMPKSPRIPPAEPLISVPAPAAARRAVHVLAFDDVQLLDVAGPLQVFSTANDFAAQRGLAIPYAPRVVAANARSVASSAGLAFVAAPLPAAREPSDTLIVAGGWGVHDAARDPRLVDWVRRRAARTRRVASVCSGAFVLAAAGLLDGRRAVTHWSRCEELARRYPGVRVDPDPIFVRDGNVWTSAGVTAGIDLALALVENDLGRALALDVARHLVVFLKRPGGQAQFSTALTLQHEGGGFSELHAWAAANPGADLSVAALAARAGMSERSFMRRYREATGKTPARAIEQMRVEAARNLLAGGPLPIKRIAARCGFGCEETMRRSFLRILGVTPRAYRERFAPHGARTENVRP comes from the coding sequence ATGGCGGATATGCCAAAGTCCCCACGAATCCCGCCAGCCGAGCCGCTCATATCCGTGCCCGCGCCCGCCGCCGCGCGCCGCGCCGTACACGTGCTCGCCTTCGACGACGTGCAGTTGCTCGACGTCGCCGGGCCGCTCCAGGTGTTCTCGACCGCGAACGACTTCGCGGCGCAACGCGGCCTCGCGATTCCGTACGCGCCGCGCGTCGTCGCCGCGAACGCGCGTTCGGTGGCGTCGTCGGCGGGGCTTGCGTTCGTCGCCGCGCCGCTGCCCGCCGCGCGCGAGCCGTCCGACACGCTGATCGTCGCGGGCGGCTGGGGCGTCCACGACGCGGCGCGCGATCCGCGGCTCGTCGACTGGGTGCGCCGCCGCGCGGCCCGGACGCGGCGCGTCGCGTCGGTGTGCTCGGGCGCGTTCGTGCTCGCGGCGGCGGGGCTGCTCGACGGCCGCCGCGCCGTCACGCACTGGTCGCGCTGCGAAGAACTCGCGCGGCGCTACCCCGGCGTGCGCGTCGACCCCGATCCCATTTTCGTACGCGACGGCAACGTCTGGACGTCGGCAGGCGTCACGGCCGGCATCGATCTGGCGCTCGCGCTCGTCGAGAACGATCTCGGCCGCGCGCTCGCGCTCGACGTCGCGCGGCATCTCGTCGTGTTCCTGAAGCGGCCGGGCGGCCAGGCGCAATTCAGCACGGCGCTGACGCTGCAGCATGAAGGCGGCGGCTTCAGCGAACTGCACGCGTGGGCGGCCGCGAATCCGGGCGCGGATCTGTCGGTCGCGGCGCTCGCCGCGCGCGCCGGCATGAGCGAGCGCAGCTTCATGCGCCGCTATCGCGAGGCGACCGGCAAGACGCCCGCGCGCGCGATCGAGCAGATGCGCGTCGAGGCGGCGCGCAATCTGCTGGCCGGCGGGCCGCTGCCGATCAAGCGCATCGCCGCGCGCTGCGGGTTCGGTTGCGAGGAAACGATGCGGCGCAGCTTCCTGCGCATACTCGGCGTGACGCCGCGGGCGTACCGCGAGCGGTTCGCGCCGCATGGCGCGAGAACCGAAAATGTGCGACCCTAG